ATTGAAAAGCGGGGACAGCCCTGCCAGGTAAGGGAGACATATGGGTTTGACGTCTAGTCGAAAGATCGCGACAGATGCGATCAGGTGGAATCCGTCTAAGTTTGCTCCGTTTGTGTTGATGGTGCTGAGTACCTGTGGCGTGTTGTCTCAAGCGAAGGCGCAGACGAGCCAAGCGGTCACCGCCAACTCAAATTCGACTGTATCGATGAACGAGCGTCAAGAGGATGCGCACTACGTCAATTACAAATTTCGTGATGGGCAGTCGCTGTCTGACCTGCGGTTTCATTATCTCGTGCTGGGACACCCGCATAAGGATTCTTCTGGGAACATCGATAACGCTGTTCTCTTTCTTCACTGGACGAATGCCAGCAGCGAGGCATTGAGCAACGCCGAGTTTAGAAGCGCACTTTTCAGCGCCGGAGGTCCACTCGACGAAGCCCGTTACTTCGTCATCATCCCAGATGAAGTCGGGCATGGAAGATCGAGCAAACCGAGCGATGGCCTTAAGATGGCGTTCCCCCACTACGGCTATAGCGACATGGTCGATCTACAACATAAACTGGTCGTCGAAACCTTAGGGATCCAACATCTCCATGCGGTGATCGGCATGTCTATGGGCTGCATGAATGCATGGCAATGGGCCGAATCCTATCCCGACGCGATGGACGGCATCATGCCTATTGCGTGTTTTCCCGCTCCCATCAGTGGCCGCAATCTGCTATGGCGCAGAATGC
This genomic window from Terriglobus albidus contains:
- a CDS encoding alpha/beta fold hydrolase — encoded protein: MGLTSSRKIATDAIRWNPSKFAPFVLMVLSTCGVLSQAKAQTSQAVTANSNSTVSMNERQEDAHYVNYKFRDGQSLSDLRFHYLVLGHPHKDSSGNIDNAVLFLHWTNASSEALSNAEFRSALFSAGGPLDEARYFVIIPDEVGHGRSSKPSDGLKMAFPHYGYSDMVDLQHKLVVETLGIQHLHAVIGMSMGCMNAWQWAESYPDAMDGIMPIACFPAPISGRNLLWRRMLVNDIRSDPGWEDGNYQHQPPSAARGLLLARLMIDGVPALQQEVRSAQSADGFIQGVKRQAATVDANDLLYSFESSSDFDAEPGLRQITTKVFALNFADDEFYRDTLQVLQHDMDQVHSGKIVIRPVSAGSTGHFTMSHPSLWRDQVAAFMQSLNVVSE